The following are encoded in a window of Vigna unguiculata cultivar IT97K-499-35 chromosome 8, ASM411807v1, whole genome shotgun sequence genomic DNA:
- the LOC114194423 gene encoding uncharacterized protein LOC114194423: MSTSDEPEVLERGSKDEKHKEDEKEEGKGGFIEKVKDFIHDIGEKIEGAIGFGKPSADVTAIHIPSINLHKADLVVDVLIKNPNPVPIPLIDIDYLVESDGRKLVSGLIPDAGTIHAHGEQTVKIPLTLIYDDIKQTYDDIKPGSIIPYRVKVSLIFDVPILGRLTLPLEKTGEIPIPYKPDIDLEKIHFERFSFEETIASLHLKLENKNDFDLGLNALDYEVWLGDVSIGGAELTKSAKIEKSGITYIDIPITFRPKDFGSALWDMIRGRGTGYTMKGNIDVDTPFGAMKLPISKEGGTTKLKKKKEDRDYDDDDDDDED; encoded by the exons ATGTCGACATCTGATGAGCCGGAAGTGCTGGAAAGGGGTAGCAAGGATGAGAAGCACAAGGAAGATGAGAAAGAGGAAGGGAAGGGTGGATTCATTGAAAAGGTGAAGGATTTCATTCACGACATTGGTGAGAAGATTGAGGGAGCTATTGGGTTTGGGAAGCCTTCTGCTGATGTTACTGCGATACACATTCCATCAATTAATCTTCACAAGGCAGATCTGGTTGTTGATGTGCTCATAAAGAACCCCAATCCTGTGCCGATCCCCCTGATTGACATAGATTACTTGGTTGAGAGTGATGGAAGGAAGCTAGTTTCTGGGTTGATACCAGATGCAGGTACCATCCATGCACATGGAGAACAGACTGTGAAAATTCCTCTCACTTTGATTTATGATGACATCAAGCAAACCTATGATGATATTAAACCAGGAAGCATCATTCCTTATAGGGTGAAGGTGAGTCTCATTTTTGATGTTCCCATCTTGGGAAGGCTAACTTTACCTTTGGAGAAAACTGGTGAAATCCCCATACCTTATAAGCCTGATATTGATCTTGAGAAGATTCATTTTGAAAGGTTCTCCTTTGAAGAGACAATTGCAAGTCTTCATTTGAAGTTGGAAAACAAGAATGATTTTGACCTTGGCTTGAATGCTCTTGATTATGAGGTTTGGCTTGGTGATGTTAGCATTGGTGGTGCTGAACTCACCAAGTCTGctaaaattgagaaaagtgGGATTACCTATATTGATATTCCAATTACCTTTAGGCCTAAGGATTTTGGCTCTGCTCTCTGGGATATGATTAGAGGAAGGGGCACTGGTTATACCATGAAAGGAAATATTGATGTTGACACTCCCTTTGGAGCAATGAAATTGCCCATCAGCAAAGAGGGTGGTACAACCAAActtaagaaaaagaaggaagaccgtgattatgatgatgatgacgacgaCGATGAG GATTAA
- the LOC114195689 gene encoding stomatal closure-related actin-binding protein 1 yields MTRVARDFGDTMQKEAVPAVSSDVVFASSRFPNYRIGVNNQIMETKDDPKVLSMKEVVARETAQLLEQHNRLSVRDLASKFEKGLAAAAKLSEEARLREAASLEKHVLLKKLRDALESLKGRVAGRNKDDVEEAIAMVEALAVQLTQREGELIQEKAEVKKLANFLKQASEDAKKIVDEERAFARAEIEDARAAVQRVEEALQEHERMSQASGKQDMEQLMKEVQEARRIKMLHQPSKVMDMEHELRALRAQLAEKTRQYLRLQKELTRTKKGGENIPHLYELEGNETLGSYLQIQPCSDNAPEVSKCSIQWYRVSSDGAKKELISGATKSVYAPEPFDVGRVLQADVISESEHVTLSTAGPIDPAAGLGTYVEALVRKHDTEFNVVVTQMNGSPPTESIHVLHVGKMRIKLCKGKTTIAKEYYSSSMQLCGVRGGGNAAAQGVFWQPKQGHSFVLAFESERERNAAIMLARRFAFDCNIMLAGPDDRAHLGTS; encoded by the exons ATGACAAGGGTGGCTCGTGATTTTGGTGATACAATGCAAAAAGAGGCGGTGCCTGCAGTGTCTTCTGATGTTGTCTTTGCTTCTAGTCGGTTTCCTAATTACAGAATTGGAGTTAACAATCAGATAATGGAGACGAAGGATGACCCTAAAGTGCTGTCTATGAAGGAAGTTGTTGCACGTGAGACTGCTCAGCTGTTGGAGCAGCATAATCGTCTCTCGGTTCGTGACCTTGCCAGTAAATTCGAGAAGGGTTTGGCAGCTGCGGCTAAGTTGTCTGAAGAG GCTAGACTTAGAGAGGCAGCATCTTTGGAAAAACATGTTCTTTTGAAGAAACTTAGAGATGCACTTGAATCCTTAAAAGGGCGAGTGGCAGGCAGAAACAAGGATGATGTGGAAGAAGCTATTGCTATG GTTGAAGCTCTAGCAGTTCAGTTGACTCAGAGGGAAGGAGAACTAATACAAGAGAAGGCAGAGGTGAAGAAGCTTGCAAATTTTCTTAAGCAG GCTTCTGAAGATGCtaagaaaattgttgatgaagaaAGAGCTTTTGCTCGTGCTGAAATAGAGGATGCCAGAGCAGCAGTTCAAAGAGTGGAAGAGGCACTACAAGAACATGAGAGAATGTCTCAAGCCTCTGGGAAACAA GACATGGAACAATTAATGAAGGAAGTTCAAGAGGCTCGAAGAATAAAAATGCTGCATCAGCCAAGCAAG GTCATGGATATGGAACATGAACTTCGAGCATTGAGGGCTCAACTTGCAGAGAAGACTAGACAGTATCTTCGACTACAAAAGGAG CTAACTAGGACAAAGAAAGGCGGGGAGAATATTCCTCATTTATATGAACTTGAAGGGAATGAAACCTTAGGTTCTTACTTGCAAATTCAACCTTGCTCTGATAATGCTCCTGAAGTTTCTAAATGTTCAATTCAGTGGTATCGTGTATCATCTGATGGTGCAAAGAAAGAACTTATATCAG GAGCAACCAAATCAGTTTACGCCCCTGAGCCTTTCGATGTTGGGCGTGTATTGCAAGCTGATGTTATTTCAGAAAGTGAGCATGTCACACTTTCAACTGCTGGTCCAATAGATCCAG CTGCTGGTCTGGGAACCTATGTTGAGGCACTTGTGCGCAAACATGACACTGAATTTAAC GTAGTTGTAACTCAAATGAATGGTTCACCTCCAACTGAATCTATTCATGTGCTTCATGTTGGAAAGATGAGGATAAAACTCTGCAAAGGAAAGACCACAATTGCCAAAGAATACTATTCAAGTTCAATGCAG CTTTGTGGTGTTAGAGGGGGTGGAAATGCAGCAGCACAGGGAGTTTTTTGGCAGCCAAAGCAAGGACATTCTTTTGTATTAGCTTTTGAatcagagagagaaagaaatgcTGCCATCATGCTTGCAAGGAGATTTGCATTTGACTGTAAT ATCATGCTTGCTGGACCAGATGACAGAGCTCATCTGGGGACATCATGA
- the LOC114195345 gene encoding transcription initiation factor TFIID subunit 9-like, whose product MSDKDEELAMPRDAKIVKCLLKSMGVGDYEPPVIHTFLELWYRYIVDVLTDAQVYSEHAGKSEIDCDDVKLAIQSKLNFSFSQPPPREVLLELAKNRNKIPLPKTIAGPGIPLPPDQDTLISPNYMFGIPSQGSGEGEETEDEETTIPNPSQEEKIDMQQQDPHQRVSFPLPKCEKDYF is encoded by the exons ATGTCAGATAAAGATGAAGAGTTGGCTATGCCAAGGGATGCAAAGATTGTGAAGTGTTTGTTGAAATCAATGGGCGTGGGGGACTACGAACCTCCTGTTATACACACCTTCCTTGAGTTATGGTATCGCTATATAGTTGATGTGTTAACAGATGCTCAAGTGTATTCAGAGCATGCAGGGAAGTCCGAAATCGACTGTGATGATGTTAAGCTTGCTATTCAATCCAAGCTTAACTTCAGTTTCTCGCAACCACCTCCTCGAGAG GTTCTTCTGGAGTTGGCTAAAAACCGCAACAAGATACCATTGCCAAAGACTATAGCTGGACCTGGAATCCCGCTTCCACCTGATCAGGACACGTTAATCAGTCCAAATTATATGTTTGGAATTCCAAGCCAAGGGAGTGGTGAAGGTGAAGAAACAGAGGATGAAGAAACTACTATTCCCAACCCCTCTCAGGAAGAGAAGATAGACATGCAGCAGCAGGATCCTCATCAAAGAGTATCATTTCCCCTACCCAAATGCGAAAAGGACTATTTTTAA
- the LOC114193337 gene encoding G2/mitotic-specific cyclin S13-7: MASIAEQPNNGEIRENKQKNMGGEGRNRRVLQDIGNLVAKQGHVGINVSKPVARNFRAQLLANAQDKNKKSSTEVENAAVVAKAKAKATQKPKEEPEVIVISSDDESEEKEEYVPKANKARDKDAKAFSSVLSARSKAACGLPREPVVNIDETDNDNELAALDYIDDIYEFYKNTEKDGCVHDYMGSQPDINAKMRSILVDWLIEVHRKFELMPETLYLTMNIVDRFLSVKAVPRRELQLVGISSMLLASKYEEIWAPEVNDFVCISDNAYVSAQVLMMEKTILRKLEWYLTVPTPYVFLVRYIKASTPSDEEMEYMVFFLAELSMMHYPTVVLHCPSLIAASAVLAARCTLQRTPFWTSTLKHYTGYSEEQLRDCAKILVNLHATAAESKLRAVYKKYSSSDCCCVALRSPAKNMTSLS, from the exons ATGGCTTCCATAGCGGAACAACCCAACAATG GTGAGATTCGTGAGAACAAGCAGAAGAATATGGGTGGTGAAGGAAGAAACAGAAGGGTTCTTCAGGATATTGGGAATCTTGTGGCCAAACAAGGCCATGTTGGTATTAATGTGTCTAAACCTGTCGCAAG GAATTTTCGTGCCCAATTGTTGGCCAATGCACAGGACAAGAACAAG AAGTCAAGCACTGAAGTGGAGAATGCTGCGGTGGTAGCAAAGGCAAAGGCGAAGGCAACTCAGAAGCCTAAAGAAGAACCTGAAGTGATAGTCATTAGCTCTGATGATGAATCGGAGGAAAAGGAGGAGTATGTTCCTAAAGCAAACAAGGCAAGGGACAAAGATGCCAAGGCATTTAGTTCAGTCCTCTCTGCTCGAAGCAAG GCTGCTTGTGGACTCCCAAGGGAACCGGTCGTGAACATTGATGAAACTGATAATGACAATGAATTGGCAGCATTGGACTATATTGATGATATCtatgaattttacaaaaatactgAG AAAGATGGTTGTGTGCATGATTACATGGGTTCACAACCAGATATTAATGCCAAGATGAGATCCATCCTTGTGGACTGGTTGATAGAAGTGCATAGAAAGTTTGAGCTCATGCCAGAAACTCTCTACTTGACCATGAACATTGTTGATCGGTTCCTGTCTGTGAAGGCCGTGCCCAGAAGGGAGCTTCAGCTTGTTGGTATCAGCTCCATGCTGCTAGCCTCAAAATATGAAGAGATATGGGCACCAGAG GTTAATGACTTTGTGTGCATATCAGACAATGCTTATGTCAGTGCACAAGTGCTGATGATGGAGAAAACAATCCTTAGGAAGCTTGAGTGGTACTTAACGGTTCCAACACCCTATGTGTTCTTGGTTCGGTACATCAAAGCCTCCACTCCATCTGATGAAGAG aTGGAATATATGGTGTTTTTCCTTGCTGAACTTTCTATGATGCACTATCCTACGGTAGTCTTGCACTGCCCTTCTTTGATTGCTGCTTCTGCTGTGCTTGCGGCTCGATGCACTCTTCAAAGAACTCCATTCTGGACAAGCACATTGAAGCATTACACAGGCTACTCTGAGGAGCAACTAAG GGATTGCGCCAAAATCCTGGTGAACCTTCATGCGACTGCTGCAGAAAGTAAGCTTAGGGCAGTTTACAAGAAATACAGCAGCTCAGATTGCTGCTGTGTTGCTCTTCGTTCTCCAGCAAAAAACATGACCTCACTGTCTTAA